The following are from one region of the Sorghum bicolor cultivar BTx623 chromosome 2, Sorghum_bicolor_NCBIv3, whole genome shotgun sequence genome:
- the LOC8079218 gene encoding uncharacterized protein LOC8079218 isoform X1 → MPFREDIEKIDEYDKAMASWNTSIFHIEARAFSMYLCMIAKKGVKLASRVMDSAALRLDKQDEICSCTTKQTLAMYVSIFVKLAKDAHDKKFNDESVLSLLGAFRGVAAVGHIMLQDAMANGNYVGYSYRLVLDVDYTWCEFGQNMNNLEEKFKAVSKSTKAYEILRSTMTDAMILTVFFISAVVARHERLLRYVPGTKGRRTINPSDDGEPGASGTALQE, encoded by the exons ATGCCATTTCGAGAAGACATAGAAAAAATTGATGAGTATGATAAGGCAATGGCTTCTTGGAATACCAGCATTTTT CACATAGAAGCCAGAGCATTTTCAATGTATCTTTGCATGATAGCTAAAAAAGGTGTGAAGTTGGCTTCCAGAGTCATG GACAGTGCAGCTTTAAGACTTGATAAGCAGGATGAAATTTGTTCATGTACAACAAAACAG ACCCTTGCGATGTATGTATCCATCTTTGTTAAGCTAGCAAAGGATGCACATGATAAGAAGTTCAATGATGAGTCTGTTTTGTCACTTCTTGGCGCTTTTAGGGGTGTGGCTGCAGTAGGCCACATCATGCTTCAGGATGCCATGGCAAATGGTAACTATGTTGGATATAGCTACCGTTTAGTGCTGGACGTAGACTACACTTGGTGTGAGTTTGGACAGAATATGAACAATTTGGAAGAGAAATTCAAGGCTGTTTCAAAGAGTACTAAGGCATATGAG ATCCTAAGGTCTACAATGACCGATGCAATGATACTTACAGTATTCTTTATCTCCGCGGTGGTTGCTAGACACGAAAGGCTACTACGTTATGTCCCAG GTACCAAGGGGAGGCGTACCATCAACCCTTCAGATGACGGGGAACCCGGCGCTTCAGGTACGGCGCTTCAGGAATAG
- the LOC8079218 gene encoding uncharacterized protein LOC8079218 isoform X3, translating into MYLCMIAKKGVKLASRVMDSAALRLDKQDEICSCTTKQTLAMYVSIFVKLAKDAHDKKFNDESVLSLLGAFRGVAAVGHIMLQDAMANGNYVGYSYRLVLDVDYTWCEFGQNMNNLEEKFKAVSKSTKAYEILRSTMTDAMILTVFFISAVVARHERLLRYVPGTKGRRTINPSDDGEPGASGTALQE; encoded by the exons ATGTATCTTTGCATGATAGCTAAAAAAGGTGTGAAGTTGGCTTCCAGAGTCATG GACAGTGCAGCTTTAAGACTTGATAAGCAGGATGAAATTTGTTCATGTACAACAAAACAG ACCCTTGCGATGTATGTATCCATCTTTGTTAAGCTAGCAAAGGATGCACATGATAAGAAGTTCAATGATGAGTCTGTTTTGTCACTTCTTGGCGCTTTTAGGGGTGTGGCTGCAGTAGGCCACATCATGCTTCAGGATGCCATGGCAAATGGTAACTATGTTGGATATAGCTACCGTTTAGTGCTGGACGTAGACTACACTTGGTGTGAGTTTGGACAGAATATGAACAATTTGGAAGAGAAATTCAAGGCTGTTTCAAAGAGTACTAAGGCATATGAG ATCCTAAGGTCTACAATGACCGATGCAATGATACTTACAGTATTCTTTATCTCCGCGGTGGTTGCTAGACACGAAAGGCTACTACGTTATGTCCCAG GTACCAAGGGGAGGCGTACCATCAACCCTTCAGATGACGGGGAACCCGGCGCTTCAGGTACGGCGCTTCAGGAATAG
- the LOC110433120 gene encoding uncharacterized protein LOC110433120 has protein sequence MAAAVAAGAAVPGGSDDHPLYRKAASNISSSSAGRLGVHGALAGVQFPRYSLIAAGAPPRHVKALALPAGFLASNSKGGRLAAVVVAAVAASAPGESDDELPSSEDCEAALSAFQLEMELFKFSQRPVVALVGSPTDLLMEGASRTAKDCTQVLEFLLARVPVHRDTLKELISVGQVFLTVESQAKEGYVKADALASSIQGLKLVCKIFFEGVKFPEYSGPVVPHSADDINKESFFKELINVFIVLHTALYWEACNKYGFSTGGANYSV, from the exons atggcggcggcggtggccgctGGAGCAGCGGTGCCGGGAGGGAGCGACGACCACCCGCTGTACCGCAAG GCCGCAAGCAACATCTCGTCCTCCTCTGCTGGCCGCTTGGGTGTCCACGGTGCGCTCGCTGGAGTCCAGTTCCCCCGCTACAGCCTCATCGCGGCCGGAGCGCCGCCCCGTCACGTGAAGGCGCTGGCGTTGCCCGCGGGATTCCTGGCCTCCAACTCCAAGGGTGGCCGgctggcggcggtggtggtggccgcCGTGGCCGCGTCGGCGCCGGGAGAGAGCGACGACGAGCTACCGTCGTCGGAGGACTGCGAG GCGGCATTGTCGGCGTTCCAATTGGAGATGGAGCTGTTCAAGTTCTCCCAGCGCCCAGTCGTCGCATTGGTTGGCAGCCCCACCGATCTACTGATGGAAGGAGCTTCCCGCACTGCCAAGGACTGCACACAAGTGTTGGAGTTTTTGCTGGCTCGAGTGCCTGTCCACAGGGATACTCTCAAG GAGTTGATCTCCGTCGGGCAAGTTTTTCTCACTGTGGAGAGTCAAGCTAAGGAAGGGTACGTGAAGGCCGATGCGTTGGCGAGCTCCATCCAGGGGCTGAAGCTGGTCTGCAAGATTTTCTTTGAGGGCGTGAAGTTTCCCGAATACTCCGGGCCGGTGGTACCACACTCCGCCGATGACATCAACAAGGAATCCTTCTTCAAGGAACTCATCAACGTCTTCATCGTCTTGCACACGGCACTGTACTGGGAGGCATGTAACAAGTACGGCTTCAGTACTGGAGGAGCCAACTACTCTGTTTAG
- the LOC8079218 gene encoding uncharacterized protein LOC8079218 isoform X2 produces MPFREDIEKIDEYDKAMASWNTSIFHIEARAFSMYLCMIAKKGVKLASRVMDSAALRLDKQDEICSCTTKQTLAMGVAAVGHIMLQDAMANGNYVGYSYRLVLDVDYTWCEFGQNMNNLEEKFKAVSKSTKAYEILRSTMTDAMILTVFFISAVVARHERLLRYVPGTKGRRTINPSDDGEPGASGTALQE; encoded by the exons ATGCCATTTCGAGAAGACATAGAAAAAATTGATGAGTATGATAAGGCAATGGCTTCTTGGAATACCAGCATTTTT CACATAGAAGCCAGAGCATTTTCAATGTATCTTTGCATGATAGCTAAAAAAGGTGTGAAGTTGGCTTCCAGAGTCATG GACAGTGCAGCTTTAAGACTTGATAAGCAGGATGAAATTTGTTCATGTACAACAAAACAG ACCCTTGCGAT GGGTGTGGCTGCAGTAGGCCACATCATGCTTCAGGATGCCATGGCAAATGGTAACTATGTTGGATATAGCTACCGTTTAGTGCTGGACGTAGACTACACTTGGTGTGAGTTTGGACAGAATATGAACAATTTGGAAGAGAAATTCAAGGCTGTTTCAAAGAGTACTAAGGCATATGAG ATCCTAAGGTCTACAATGACCGATGCAATGATACTTACAGTATTCTTTATCTCCGCGGTGGTTGCTAGACACGAAAGGCTACTACGTTATGTCCCAG GTACCAAGGGGAGGCGTACCATCAACCCTTCAGATGACGGGGAACCCGGCGCTTCAGGTACGGCGCTTCAGGAATAG